A genomic region of Palaemon carinicauda isolate YSFRI2023 chromosome 11, ASM3689809v2, whole genome shotgun sequence contains the following coding sequences:
- the LOC137649977 gene encoding cytochrome P450 3A2-like, with amino-acid sequence MLITLALVALLVTSLWLYSKHRLSYWAKLGIPSPPALPFFGNFLNIVLGKPGRWDFDEKVYRKYSKGGIGGAYNFLSPIIYISEPELIRQILVKDFDHFSERQSFNSYHENDRAMNEMLFNANGEKWKTLRSLMSPTFTSGKLKNMFHLVCEKADALHAFCLKEAATKPFVNVKKACGRFTIDTIASCAFGLECNSFDDENAVFPAKVQPFFEAGFFRMILFAVATSLPYLTGFMDLGIFPKEKFFFQDVAEQTLAARRKGNKRGDFLDLLLEAQASEEKDSEDQTKPKVLDDTTIISQSILFIIVGYDTTATTISIASFLISKSPEIQQRLRQELQEMIRKEGKLTYQGIMEAKFLDACLMETLRLYPPAPNIERVCSKDYHIAGTNITVRKGDIVEVPLWSIHHDEKYWPDPEVFNPDRFMPQNKADILPYTHMPFGYGPRNCIAMRFALMEAKVALSKLVLSFDMKTAPGFHDMDLTSGAFLIMPQVVNLVLEPLREE; translated from the exons ATGTTGATAACGCTGGCCCTTGTGGCCCTGTTGGTGACGTCACTATGGCTCTACAGTAAACACCGGCTGAGTTACTGGGCTAAACTGGGCATACCCTCTCCCCCTGCGCTGCCATTCTTCGGAAATTTCCTCAATATTGTGCTGGGGAAACCGGGAAGATGGGACTTCGACGAAAAG GTTTACAGAAAGTATTCCAAAGGAGGCATAGGAGGAGCTTATAATTTCCTGTCGCCTATTATCTACATATCTGAACCAGAGCTGATTAGGCAAATCTTGGTCAAGGATTTTGATCACTTCTCAGAGAGACAATCCTTTAATTCTTATCATGAAAATGATCGAGCCATGAATGAAATGTTATTCAACGCAAATGGAGAGAAATGGAAAACATTAAGAAGCCTCATGTCACCTACATTCACGTCAGGCAAGCTGAAGAACATGTTCCACCTTGTTTGTGAGAAGGCGGATGCCCTTCATGCATTCTGCCTGAAGGAAGCCGCCACGAAGCCCTTTGTTAATGTCAAAAAGGCCTGTGGGAGATTCACTATTGACACCATCGCCTCTTGTGCATTTGGATTAGAATGTAACTCATTTGACGATGAAAATGCAGTCTTCCCTGCAAAGGTGCAACCGTTTTTTGAGGCCGGGTTTTTCAGAATGATACTGTTTGCTGTGGCGACCTCACTTCCCTATTTAACCGGCTTTATGGACTTGGGAATCTTTCCAAAAGAGAAATTTTTCTTCCAAGATGTCGCCGAACAGACTCTTGCTGCGAGAAGGAAGGGAAACAAAAGGGGAGATTTCTTGGACTTGCTCCTAGAGGCACAGGCCAGTGAAGAAAAGGACTCTGAAGATCAGACCAAACCGAAAG TGCTCGACGACACGACCATAATATCCCAGAGCATTCTGTTCATCATTGTTGGCTATGATACGACAGCAACGACAATATCCATTGCTTCGTTCCTCATCTCCAAGAGTCCAGAAATTCAGCAGCGACTTCGTCAAGAGCTACAAGAAATGATTAGGAAAGAAGGCAAATTGACTTACCAAGGAATCATGGAAGCTAAATTCCTCGATGCGTGCCTTATGG AGACACTGAGACTTTATCCACCAGCTCCAAATATAGAGAGAGTATGTTCAAAGGACTACCA TATTGCCGGAACGAACatcacagtaaggaaaggagacaTAGTTGAGGTGCCCCTGTGGAGTATTCACCACGACGAGAAATACTGGCCAGACCCTGAAGTCTTTAACCCAGATCGATTTATGCCACAAAACAAAGCTGACATTTTGCCTTACACTCACATGCCTTTTGGTTATGGACCGAGGAATTGTATTG CAATGCGTTTCGCCCTGATGGAAGCGAAGGTGGCACTATCCAAGTTAGTCCTGTCCTTTGACATGAAGACGGCTCCTGGTTTTCACGATATGGATCTGACAAGCGGTGCTTTCCTCATCATGCCCCAGGTCGTGAACCTTGTACTCGAACCTTTGAGGGAAGAATGA